Proteins from one Leptonema illini DSM 21528 genomic window:
- a CDS encoding DEAD/DEAH box helicase: protein MSSALDQTVQLLRIIKGRAQGRTYERGVEYHDDDRISDLTKERRGWSGIAHGMNEYDVWIDPQQGMYECNCPAPSPCKHVVALTLVLLDHLSGKNGQRLQASHQIQYKDGDTDDLKTDHRYGRTRTHEPYRAARKKQSGPTPTLVYQFRSGSDRFWIGFRDDTGKEIHPDGIDDLLEWMPHGTLDYYYRQKEHGLSIPYQFEVIHRLVGDHPLYLDDAPVTMADTIPPVFTLDLHGDSGRLSASVELNDEFAAVGGKKVASYLLARESKDGLMMRLGLPAPDQLALLQRTEITHPLKTLLEMLPELRRQKVRGLEALPEIKEHGPLPLLFVDPIVDKDDLVGLQLQFRFAYFSHAIEPERDATPAGLQEAAVFAPFTLSNTPRTNEPIGVSPEGIPAKRNAKKERKIFEPLASMLTQNGSKRIFKGKILTFFHEQLGAYQKAGVVVQMPAELMSLKIRHTQSVFQLQTSSGTDWFDGRIEIPGLSAEEMERALTAARNRQSHLLLSDGRWIRLEDLQIDRILQTLDSLGLKNKKDGTVEKISIGQATALLAEQEARTERLGGELRARLLRWAHRDEQASTVRFSVAEGFGAKLRPYQVTGVQFLLERHAAGVGAVLADDMGLGKTVQGLAFLHTLEHQKPGRYLIVCPPGALSVWRLETERFCPKLLLQTWHGTSRKDQFPAERGIMLTTYGTLQKDLELFADLSFETVLIDEAQTLKNHRSAASRSMRSIQSRTFFCLTGTPLENHPLEIWSLMDLILPGLLGTRSSFRSLFGQTLDEDRKDALKRRIAPFILRRTRDAVLKDLPARTEQDLRIPMTQRQALAYERARREAVEALKKAGRDYLMQMLPHLMKLRRIACHPELGDAKADPLESGKILSYAEMADELEETARGILVFSQFTDMLDMFGRFLDARHEGRKGTRRPYLRLDGSTTATQRERRVREFQEGDVPYFLISLRAGGTALTLHRADTVLHLDPWWNPAVEEQATARAHRMGQKHPVFVYRFFSENSVEEKVAKLQQKKRQLFDDLFGSSQKGAVPFDRDELLALLSTD from the coding sequence ATGTCTTCGGCTCTTGACCAGACAGTTCAGTTGCTTCGCATTATAAAAGGCCGCGCGCAGGGCCGCACGTATGAGCGCGGAGTCGAATACCATGACGACGATCGTATCTCTGATCTGACGAAAGAACGTCGCGGATGGAGCGGCATCGCCCACGGCATGAACGAGTATGACGTCTGGATCGATCCGCAGCAGGGCATGTATGAATGCAACTGTCCCGCTCCGTCGCCGTGCAAGCATGTGGTGGCCTTAACGCTCGTTTTGCTCGACCATCTTTCGGGCAAGAATGGCCAGCGTCTGCAAGCGTCACATCAGATACAATACAAAGACGGAGATACGGACGATCTCAAAACCGACCACCGGTACGGCCGCACTCGCACACACGAACCATATCGAGCCGCGCGAAAAAAGCAGAGCGGACCGACGCCGACTCTCGTCTATCAGTTTCGAAGCGGATCGGACCGCTTCTGGATCGGCTTTCGCGACGACACGGGCAAAGAGATACATCCCGACGGCATCGACGATCTGCTTGAATGGATGCCTCACGGCACACTCGACTATTATTACAGACAGAAAGAGCACGGGTTATCCATCCCCTATCAGTTTGAGGTTATCCACCGACTTGTCGGCGATCATCCGCTTTATCTTGACGATGCGCCCGTTACGATGGCCGATACGATTCCTCCCGTCTTCACGCTCGATCTGCACGGCGATAGCGGCCGCCTTTCTGCATCGGTCGAGCTCAACGACGAATTTGCAGCGGTGGGCGGGAAGAAGGTAGCCAGTTATCTGCTCGCCCGTGAAAGCAAGGACGGGTTAATGATGCGGCTCGGGCTGCCTGCTCCCGATCAGCTTGCTCTTTTGCAGAGGACCGAGATCACTCATCCACTGAAGACGTTACTTGAGATGCTTCCCGAACTGCGCCGCCAGAAGGTGCGCGGACTGGAGGCGCTCCCTGAGATCAAAGAGCACGGACCGCTGCCTCTTCTTTTCGTCGATCCCATCGTCGATAAAGACGACCTTGTCGGATTGCAGCTGCAGTTTCGCTTCGCCTATTTCTCTCATGCGATCGAGCCCGAGCGAGATGCAACGCCCGCAGGCCTTCAGGAGGCCGCCGTTTTCGCTCCGTTCACGCTGAGCAATACGCCTCGCACAAATGAGCCCATCGGAGTCAGCCCGGAAGGCATCCCGGCAAAACGAAACGCCAAGAAAGAACGGAAGATCTTCGAGCCGCTTGCCTCGATGCTGACGCAGAACGGGAGCAAACGCATCTTTAAAGGCAAGATACTGACCTTCTTTCACGAACAGTTAGGCGCCTATCAGAAAGCCGGCGTCGTCGTGCAGATGCCGGCGGAACTGATGTCGCTGAAGATCCGGCACACGCAGTCCGTTTTTCAACTGCAAACGTCGTCGGGCACCGATTGGTTCGACGGGCGCATCGAGATTCCGGGCCTCTCGGCCGAAGAAATGGAGCGTGCCCTGACTGCGGCGCGAAACCGCCAGTCGCATCTGCTTCTGAGCGACGGCCGATGGATTCGTCTTGAAGATCTGCAGATCGATCGAATTTTGCAAACGCTCGATTCGCTCGGTCTTAAGAATAAAAAGGACGGCACCGTCGAGAAGATCTCGATCGGCCAGGCGACGGCTCTTCTTGCCGAGCAGGAAGCTCGCACCGAGCGGTTAGGCGGCGAGCTGCGCGCTCGGTTGCTACGATGGGCGCATCGCGATGAACAGGCATCGACCGTGAGATTCTCCGTTGCCGAAGGCTTCGGCGCAAAGCTGCGTCCGTATCAGGTAACGGGAGTGCAGTTTCTTCTCGAACGTCATGCGGCGGGTGTGGGCGCCGTGCTCGCCGACGATATGGGTCTCGGCAAGACCGTGCAGGGTCTCGCCTTCTTGCATACGCTCGAACATCAGAAGCCCGGACGCTATCTCATCGTCTGTCCGCCGGGTGCGTTATCCGTCTGGCGTCTTGAAACGGAGCGCTTCTGTCCGAAGCTGCTTCTGCAAACCTGGCATGGAACGTCGCGCAAGGACCAGTTTCCCGCCGAGCGCGGCATCATGCTGACGACCTACGGCACGCTACAGAAAGACCTCGAACTTTTCGCCGATCTTTCCTTCGAGACGGTGCTGATCGACGAGGCGCAGACGTTGAAGAATCATCGCTCCGCCGCTTCGCGCAGTATGCGCTCGATTCAGAGCCGTACCTTCTTCTGTTTAACAGGCACGCCTCTTGAGAACCATCCGCTCGAGATATGGAGCCTTATGGATCTGATCCTGCCCGGCCTGCTCGGCACGCGAAGCTCCTTTCGATCGCTTTTCGGGCAGACGCTTGACGAGGATCGCAAAGACGCCCTGAAACGGCGCATCGCTCCTTTTATTCTGCGCCGCACACGCGACGCCGTGCTCAAAGATCTACCTGCGCGCACAGAGCAGGATCTGCGTATTCCGATGACGCAGAGGCAGGCCCTCGCCTACGAACGAGCGAGACGAGAGGCCGTCGAAGCTTTGAAAAAGGCCGGGCGAGACTACCTGATGCAGATGCTTCCGCATCTGATGAAGCTGCGTCGCATCGCCTGCCATCCAGAGTTAGGCGATGCAAAGGCCGATCCGCTTGAATCGGGCAAGATTCTGTCGTATGCCGAGATGGCCGACGAGCTTGAAGAGACGGCTCGCGGCATTCTCGTTTTCAGTCAGTTTACAGACATGCTCGATATGTTCGGGCGCTTTCTCGATGCGAGACACGAAGGACGAAAAGGCACCCGGCGACCGTATCTGCGTCTTGACGGGTCGACGACGGCGACACAGCGCGAGCGTCGTGTGCGCGAATTTCAGGAGGGCGACGTTCCGTATTTCTTGATCAGTCTTCGCGCCGGCGGTACGGCCCTGACGCTGCACCGGGCCGACACGGTGCTGCATCTTGATCCCTGGTGGAATCCGGCGGTTGAAGAGCAGGCGACGGCGCGGGCCCACCGCATGGGACAGA